One genomic region from Manis pentadactyla isolate mManPen7 chromosome 12, mManPen7.hap1, whole genome shotgun sequence encodes:
- the LOC118921131 gene encoding olfactory receptor 18-like, translated as MELLNLTGVSEFLLLGLSGDPELQPLLFGLFLYMYLVTVLGNLLIILAVGSHPHLHTPMYFFLSCLSLADTGFSSTTVFKMLVNIQTHRKYISYAGCLTQVSFFFLFGCLDSLLLAVIAYDWFVAICHPLHYPAIMRPHLCGLLVLLSFLISLLESQTHCLMVSKLGFCTDVEIPHYFCDIPKLLRLACSDTSTSNIVIFLVGTISGFLPISGIIFSYYRIVSSILRVPSAGGKSKAFSTCGSHLAMVCLFYGTDLGVYLTSASSSSPGRNMVASVAYAVVTPMLNPFIYSLRNRDLEGALWRIVRTAA; from the coding sequence ATGGAACTCCTGAATCTTACAGGTGTCtcagaattcctcctcctgggcctctcAGGTGACCCAGAGCTGCAGCCCCTCCTCTTCGGGCTGTTCCTGTACATGTACCTGGTCACcgtcctggggaacctgctcatcatcctggccgtcggctcccacccccacctccacacccccatgtacttcttcctctcttgTCTGTCACTGGCTGACACTGGTTTCAGCAGCACCACCGTCTTCaagatgctggtgaacatccagACCCACAGAAAGTACATCTCCTATGCCGGCTGCCTCACTCAGgtgtccttcttttttctttttgggtgtttggACAGCCTACTCCTGGCTGTGATTGCCTATGACTGGTtcgtggccatctgccaccccctGCACTACCCAGCCATCATGAGGCCCCACCTCTGTGGCTTGCTAGTCCTGCTGTCCTTTCTCATCAGCCTTTTGGAATCCCAGACTCACTGCTTGATGGTGTCCAAACTTGGTTTCTGCACAGATGTGGAAATCCCTCATTACTTCTGTGACATCCCTAAGCTCCTCAGACTTGCCTGTTCTGACACCTCCACCAGTAACATAGTCATATTTCTTGTTGGGACGATCTCCGGGTTTCTCCCCATCTCAGGAATCATTTTCTCCTACTATAGAATTGTTTCCTCCATTCTGAGAGTCCCCTCAGCAGGGGGGAAGtccaaagccttctccacctgtggctctcacctggccatggtttgCTTGTTTTATGGCACGGACCTAGGTGTGTACCTCACTTCGGCTTCCTCGTCTTCCCCAGGGAGGAATATGGTGGCCTCGGTGGCATATGCGGTGGTCACCCCaatgctgaaccccttcatctacagcctgaggaacagggaccTCGAGGGGGCACTATGGAGGATTGTCCGTACGGCAGCCTGA